A region from the Dermacentor andersoni chromosome 11, qqDerAnde1_hic_scaffold, whole genome shotgun sequence genome encodes:
- the LOC126519820 gene encoding probable peptidoglycan muropeptide transporter SLC46, producing the protein MSTEVTAGTPAQTPDDCGPETPDRYQPAFLVECSTGDTTGQESSKSVDDVDVVSKSAPGWRRAVGALLVVRLEIYLALYVVARKMSTTVVQDLLLQKSCLNTLALNSSVCSHLDDFEDVKDEAEQYASTTSMMRAVVLLAPSAVMAIFVGPWCDKYGYRTPLVTAMVGFMASTLLDIFTVYHMAMPLYANILSMIPDGLCGGPISIFTAVCSAATLSTRENRRRMRFFALSIAMSLGGPLGSYVGGQVYGHFGWMPVLYTSFALESFALVWTFVAIKNLAKPEHVKDGLSLRLKNFFQLQNLTESFRNAMKARPNKGRLQLWCLFGVTACAIFDMSSSGIAYFYVRKMYSWTVAYYSTVQSVSTVVGVVLNVPIVFLFVKVLKISDPAMALVGCCFAAAQMVILGLAYEEWMYYLQCLVGLPTFLGQVGVRTHLSKLVAPDEVGKVFSLMASFESVVPIIGEVLLTTIFNQSIGFLPGMPYLVAAGISCIAVGLTAYVTKVHRYSIKYQDMSNSEISSGPIND; encoded by the exons ATGAGCACTGAAGTCACTGCGGGAACTCCGGCTCAAACGCCCGACGACTGCGGCCCCGAGACGCCCGACCGTTATCAACCCGCATTCCTTGTGGAATGCAGCACCGGGGACACAACTGGACAAGAGAGTAGCAAGTCCGTCGATGACGTCGACGTCGTTAGCAAGAGCGCACCCGGTTGgcgtcgtgccgtcggcgctctACTGGTCGTCAGGCTCGAGATATACCTGGCGCTCTACGTGGTAGCGCGAAAGATGAGCACCACAGTCGTCCAGGACTTGCTCCTCCAGAAGTCCTGCCTCAACACGCTCGCCCTCAACTCCAGCGTCTGCTCCCATCTGGACGACTTCGAGGACGTCAAGGACGAGGCCGAACAGTACGCCAGCACGACGAGCATGATGCGCGCCGTCGTGCTCCTGGCACCTTCGGCGGTCATGGCCATATTCGTCGGGCCATGGTGTGACAAGTACGGCTACCGGACTCCGCTGGTGACCGCCATGGTGGGTTTCATGGCCAGCACGCTGCTGGACATCTTCACCGTGTACCACATGGCGATGCCGCTCTACGCGAACATCCTGTCCATGATTCCGGACGGACTGTGCGGAGGGCCCATCAGCATCTTCACGGCCGTCTGCAGCGCGGCAACTTTGTCGACGAGGGAGAACCGCAGGCGCATGAGGTTCTTCGCGCTCAGCATAGCAATGTCGCTGGGCGGTCCCCTGGGCAGCTACGTCGGCGGCCAGGTGTACGGCCACTTCGGCTGGATGCCCGTGCTGTACACGTCTTTCGCGCTTGAGTCGTTCGCGCTCGTATGGACCTTCGTTGCCATCAAGAACCTCGCGAAACCGGAGCACGTGAAGGACGGGCTGTCGCTAAGGCTGAAGAATTTCTTCCAGCTGCAGAACCTGACCGAGAGCTTTAGAAACGCGATGAAGGCCAGGCCCAACAAGGGAAGGCTGCAGCTGTGGTGTCTCTTCGGGGTCACCGCCTGCGCCATATTTGACATGTCGT CCTCGGGAATCGCGTACTTTTACGTGCGCAAAATGTACTCCTGGACGGTGGCCTACTACTCGACGGTGCAGTCCGTGTCCACCGTGGTGGGCGTGGTCCTGAACGTGCCCATCGTCTTCCTCTTCGTGAAGGTCCTCAAGATCAGCGACCCCGCCATGGCGCTCGTCGGCTGCTGCTTCGCGGCTGCGCAGATGGTCATACTGGGGCTCGCCTACGAAGAATGGATGTACTACCTGC AATGCCTCGTGGGACTTCCCACTTTCCTCGGCCAGGTGGGCGTGAGGACCCATCTCTCCAAGCTCGTGGCGCCTGACGAAGTCG GCAAGGTGTTCTCGCTAATGGCCTCGTTCGAATCCGTGGTACCAATCATCGGCGAGGTGCTGCTCACCACTATATTCAACCAGTCCATCGGATTTTTGCCGGGAATGCCTTATCTGGTGGCCGCCGGAATCAGTTGCATCGCCGTCGGCCTCACTGC GTACGTCACCAAAGTTCACCGGTACAGCATAAAGTACCAGGACATGTCCAATTCAGAGATATCCTCTGGGCCGATCAACGACTGA